A region of the Chiloscyllium plagiosum isolate BGI_BamShark_2017 unplaced genomic scaffold, ASM401019v2 scaf_2004, whole genome shotgun sequence genome:
ACCTTCCACCCTCTCGTTCTGTCTCCACTAACCCCCACTCCCCAGCGATTATTCCTACCGGCTTTACCAACCACATTCCTAATGAGCCCAGCTACCTCGGGGGGGTGGGAATGTTGGAGCTCAGCCGGGCATTCCTAATGAGCCCCGCTACCTCCAGGGTTTGGGAATGTTGGAGCTCAGCCGGGCATTCCTAATGAGACCAGCTATCTCGGGGGGGAGAGTATTGGAGCTCAGCCGGGCATTCCTAATGAGCCCAGCTACCTCGGGGAGTGGGAGGNNNNNNNNNNNNNNNNNNNNNNNNNNNNNNNNNNNNNNNNNNNNNNNNNNNNNNNNNNNNNNNNNNNNNNNNNNNNNNNNNNNNNNNNNNNNNNNNNNNNNNNNNNNNNNNNNNNNNNNNNNNNNNNNNNNNNNNNNNNNNNNNNNNNNNNNNNNNNNNNNNNNNNNNNNNNNNNNNNNNNNNNNNNNNNNNNNNNNNNNNNNNNNNNNNNNNNNNNNNNNNNNNNNNNNNNNNNNNNNNNNNNNNNNNNNNNNNNNNNNNNNNNNNNNNNNNNNNNNNNNNNNNNNNNNNNNNNNNNNNNNNNNNNNNNNNNNNNNNNNNNNNNNNNNNNNNNNNNNNNNNNNNNNNNNNNNNNNNNNNNNNNNNNNNNNNNNNNNNNNNNNNNNNNNNNNNNNNNNNNNNNNNNNNNNNNNNNNNNNNNNNNNNNNNNNNNNNNNNNNNNNNNNNNNNNNNNNNNNNNNNNNNNNNNNNNNNNNNNNNNNNNNNNNNNNNNNNNNNNNNNNNNNNNNNNNNNNNNNNNNNNNNNNNNNNNNNNNNNNNNNNNNNNNNNNNNNNNNNNNNNNNNNNNNNNNNNNNNNNNNNNNNNNNNNNNNNNNNNNNNNNNNNNNNNNNNNNNNNNNNNNNNNNNNNNNNNNNNNNNNNNNNNNNNNNNNNNNNNNNNNNNNNNNNNNNNNNNNNNNNNNNNNNNNNNNNNNNNNNNNNNNNNNNNNNNNNNNNNNNNNNNNNNNNNNNNNNNNNNNNNNNNNNNNNNNNNNNNNNNNNNNNNNNNNNNNNNNNNNNNNNNNNNNNNNNNNNNNNNNNNNNNNNNNNNNNNNNNNNNNNNNNNNNNNNNNNNNNNNNNNNNNNNNNNNNNNNNNNNNNNNNNNNNNNNNNNNNNNNNNNNNNNNNNNNNNNNNNNNNNNNNNNNNNNNNNNNNNNNNNNNNNNNNNNNNNNNNNNNNNNNNNNNNNNNNNNNNNNNNNNNNNNNNNNNNNNNNNNNNNNNNNNNNNNNNNNNNNNNNNNNNNNNNNNNNNNNNNNNNNNNNNNNNNNNNNNNNNNNNNNNNNNNNNNNNNNNNNNNNNNNNNNNNNNNNNNNNNNNNNNNNNNNNNNNNNNNNNNNNNNNNNNNNNNNNNNNNNNNNNNNNNNNNNNNNNNNNNNNNNNNNNNNNNNNNNNNNNNNNNNNNNNNNNNNNNNNNNNNNNNNNNNNNNNNNNNNNNNNNNNNNNNNNNNNNNNNNNNNNNNNNNNNNNNNNNNNNNNNNNNNNNNNNNNNNNNNNNNNNNNNNNNNNNNNNNNNNNNNNNNNNNNNNNNNNNNNNNNNNNNNNNNNNNNNNNNNNNNNNNNNNNNNNNNNNNNNNNNNNNNNNNNNNNNNNNNNNNNNNNNNNNNNNNNNNNNNNNNNNNNNNNNNNNNNNNNNNNNNNNNNNNNNNNNNNNNNNNNNNNNNNNNNNNNNNNNNNNNNNNNNNNNNNNNNNNNNNNNNNNNNNNNNNNNNNNNNNNNNNNNNNNNNNNNNNNNNNNNNNNNNNNNNNNNNNNNNNNNNNNNNNNNNNNNNNNNNNNNNNNNNNNNNNNNNNNNNNNNNNNNNNNNNNNNNNNNNNNNNNNNNNNNNNNNNNNNNNNNNNNNNNNNNNNNNNNNNNNNNNNNNNNNNNNNNNNNNNNNNNNNNNNNNNNNNNNNNNNNNNNNNNNNNNNNNNNNNNNNNNNNNNNNNNNNNNNNNNNNNNNNNNNNNNNNNNNNNNNNNNNNNNNNNNNNNNNNNNNNNNNNNNNNNNNNNNNNNNNNNNNNNNNNNNNNNNNNNNNNNNNNNNNNNNNNNNNNNNNNNNNNNNNNNNNNNNNNNNNNNNNNNNNNNNNNNNNNNNNNNNNNNNNNNNNNNNNNNNNNNNNNNNNNNNNNNNNNNNNNNNNNNNNNNNNNNNNNNNNNNNNNNNNNNNNNNNNNNNNNNNNNNNNNNNNNNNNNNNNNNNNNNNNNNNNNNNNNNNNNNNNNNNNNNNNNNNNNNNNNNNNNNNNNNNNNNNNNNNNNNNNNNNNNNNNNNNNNNNNNNNNNNNNNNNNNNNNNNNNNNNNNNNNNNNNNNNNNNNNNNNNNNNNNNNNNNNNNNNNNNNNNNNNNNNNNNNNNNNNNNNNNNNNNNNNNNNNNNNNNNNNNNNNNNNNNNNNNNNNNNNNNNNNNNNNNNNNNNNNNNNNNNNNNNNNNNNNNNNNNNNNNNNNNNNNNNNNNNNNNNNNNNNNNNNNNNNNNNNNNNNNNNNNNNNNNNNNNNNNNNNNNNNNNNNNNNNNNNNNNNNNNNNNNNNNNNNNNNNNNNNNNNNNNNNNNNNNNNNNNNNNNNNNNNNNNNNNNNNNNNNNNNNNNNNNNNNNNNNNNNNNNNNNNNNNNNNNNNNNNNNNNNNNNNNNNNNNNNNNNNNNNNNNNNNNNNNNNNNNNNNNNNNNNNNNNNNNNNNNNNNNNNNNNNNNNNNNNNNNNNNNNNNNNNNNNNNNNNNNNNNNNNNNNNNNNNNNNNNNNNNNNNNNNNNNNNNNNNNNNNNNNNNNNNNNNNNNNNNNNNNNNNNNNNNNNNNNNNNNNNNNNNNNNNNNNNNNNNNNNNNNNNNNNNNNNNNNNNNNNNNNNNNNNNNNNNNNNNNNNNNNNNNNNNNNNNNNNNNNNNNNNNNNNNNNNNNNNNNNNNNNNNNNNNNNNNNNNNNNNNNNNNNNNNNNNNNNNNNNNNNNNNNNNNNNNNNNNNNNNNNNNNNNNNNNNNNNNNNNNNNNNNNNNNNNNNNNNNNNNNNNNNNNNNNNNNNNNNNNNNNNNNNNNNNNNNNNNNNNNNNNNNNNNNNNNNNNNNNNNNNNNNNNNNNNNNNNNNNNNNNNNNNNNNNNNNNNNNNNNNNNNNNNNNNNNNNNNNNNNNNNNNNNNNNNNNNNNNNNNNNNNNNNNNNNNNNNNNNNNNNNNNNNNNNNNNNNNNNNNNNNNNNNNNNNNNNNNNNNNNNNNNNNNNNNNNNNNNNNNNNNNNNNNNNNNNNNNNNNNNNNNNNNNNNNNNNNNNNNNNNNNNNNNNNNNNNNNNNNNNNNNNNNNNNNNNNNNNNNNNNNNNNNNNNNNNNNNNNNNNNNNNNNNNNNNNNNNNNNNNNNNNNNNNNNNNNNNNNNNNNNNNNNNNNNNNNNNNNNNNNNNNNNNNNNNNNNNNNNNNNNNNNNNNNNNNNNNNNNNNNNNNNNNNNNNNNNNNNNNNNNNNNNNNNNNNNNNNNNNNNNNNNNNNNNNNNNNNNNNNNNNNNNNNNNNNNNNNNNNNNNNNNNNNNNNNNNNNNNNNNNNNNNNNNNNNNNNNNNNNNNNNNNNNNNNNNNNNNNNNNNNNNNNNNNNNNNNNNNNNNNNNNNNNNNNNNNNNNNNNNNNNNNNNNNNNNNNNNNNNNNNNNNNNNNNNNNNNNNNNNNNNNNNNNNNNNNNNNNNNNNNNNNNNNNNNNNNNNNNNNNNNNNNNNNNNNNNNNNNNNNNNNNNNNNNNNNNNNNNNNNNNNNNNNNNNNNNNNNNNNNNNNNNNNNNNNNNNNNNNNNNNNNNNNNNNNNNNNNNNNNNNNNNNNNNNNNNNNNNNNNNNNNNNNNNNNNNNNNNNNNNNNNNNNNNNNNNNNNNNNNNNNNNNNNNNNNNNNNNNNNNNNNNNNNNNNNNNNNNNNNNNNNNNNNNNNNNNNNNNNNNNNNNNNNNNNNNNNNNNNNNNNNNNNNNNNNNNNNNNNNNNNNNNNNNNNNNNNNNNNNNNNNNNNNNNNNNNNNNNNNNNNNNNNNNNNNNNNNNNNNNNNNNNNNNNNNNNacaggctggaggagggggggaggggctgaatggcctcctgttgctgtgtaacaggctggaggaggagggggctgaatggcctcctgttcctgtgtaacaggcgggaggagggagggggctgaatggcctcgtgttgctgtgtaacaggctggaggaggaggggctgaatggcctcctgttcccgtgtaacaggctggaggaggagggggctgaatggcctcctgttcccgtgtaacaggctggaggaaggagggggctgaatggcctcctgttcctgtgtaacaggctggaggagggaggggctgaatggcctcctgtccctgtgtaacaggctggaggaggtggggctgaatggcccctgttcctgtgtaacaggctggaggagggcagggggctgaatggcctcctgtccctgtgtaacaggctggaggagggaggggctgaatggcctcctgttccagtgtaacaggctggaggagggaggggctgaatggcctcgtgttgctgtgtaacaggctggaggaggagggagagatgTGCGTTCGGAGGTGCCTCTACCTACCTGCCACCAGGTCCTCTCCCCCGCACCGTCCGCGGGCACCTCCACCCCATAGCAGAGGAGGGCGAAGTAGAGGGCGGCGATGGCGACGTGCTGGGGGGGGTGCCGCAGACACACGGTGCCATGGTAGCTGTCACGGAGCGCGGCCCAGGCAGTAACCGCGACCGGCGTCCGCTCCCACGCGTGGCTGTTCATCCAGTTCTTCAGGGAGACCAGGTAGTGCAGGAGGTACTGGCGGGAGAgacagaggggggggggggatagcAGGGAATCAGAATGGCAGGCCCTTCCAGGGCGCGGTGCCCCTCCCTTACTGCCGGtgcctcaccccctccctgcgCCCACAGCTCCGCACTCAGAACCGAGAGAGCTCAGCCAGCGAATGCTTGGCTGAATTTCACTGatcagaatctaaccattgcccccttgacgttcaatggcgttaccgtcactgaatccccctccccccactatcaacatcctgggggttaccgtctccaacaagagagagaatctaaccatcacccccttgatgttcaatggcgttaccatcactgaatcccgctccccccactatcaacatcctgggggttaccgtctccaacaagagagagagaatctaaccatcgcccccttggcgttcaatggcgttaccatcactgaatcccccttccccactatcaacatcctgggggttaccgtctccaacaagagagagagaatctaaccatcgcccccttgacgttcaatggcgttaccatcactgaatccccctNNNNNNNNNNNNNNNNNNNNNNNNNNNNNNNNNNNNNNNNNNNNNNNNNNNNNNNNNNNNNNNNNNNNNNNNNNNNNNNNNNNNNNNNNNNNNNNNNNNNNNNNNNNNNNNNNNNNNNNNNNNNNNNNNNNNNNNNNNNNNNNNNNNNNNNNNNNNNNNNNNNNNNNNNNNNNNNNNNNNNNNNNNNNNNNNNNNNNNNNNNNNNNNNNNNNNNNNNNNNNNNNNNNNNNNNNNNNNNNNNNNNNNNNNNNNNNNNNNNNNNNNNNNNNNNNNNNNNNGGGCCGAGcgagggaggggaagggaacaCTCCCCCCTTcccggggaggtgggggggggggctccGACAACACGAGAGAAG
Encoded here:
- the ccnq gene encoding cyclin-Q gives rise to the protein MLRVLNFQVSFRHPHKYLLHYLVSLKNWMNSHAWERTPVAVTAWAALRDSYHGTVCLRHPPQHVAIAALYFALLCYGVEVPADGAGERTWWQVGRGTSERTSLPPPPACYTATRGH